The DNA window GATCTTTAGGGGAGGGGGATGCTGTGACACCGTCTCGGGGAACGGTGTTTTTGGATGGAGGAACGATGGAGATGTCGTTTTTCTTGAGAATTGCAGCGTCTAATGACGAGGAATCTTTGTTATTGCCGGCCATGAGTATGATTTGGTTAAAGCTTTGGTTCCTGGGTTCTTGCAGGATGCAAGAATGGGTCAAGAAGGTGCAAGAAAGAGGAACGGGGGAGCTAgaattcccacagacggcgccactgatcttaccgagcagatcaggtggccaacaacaatgaaggcttgaagttcgggATGACGAATATGGAGAAAAaggtgttgtacctgcaaggcactccgatgccaaagtaagtatgtattccacaaggtacaacaaagtaatggggtttaagtggtaagaaaaagattaccttgccctctgtgtatagagggctatttataggatgttTTGGAACGGATTGGACGCCTCCTTTTAGTGCGAATATTTAGGAGACGCGTGGATTAGTTGTTTACCGAGCACGAGGGGTCCTCGTGGTCGGTTACTTGTCATGTATGCCTGATATGGTCGGCTGGAAACCATCACGTGCGCCCTGAAGCGTGTTGGACCGAAGGCGGGAATGGGCTAATTGATtggattgggccggtccagaacaaaTAATGTTGTTGAATTTTTTACTATTGGTGTTACGAACAACCTAGAAGAATATTTAaactcaaaattttaaaattttgtttgctaataaaataatattttgaataagAAAATTTAGTTTACTTCATATATAAActctttaaaaattaaaaactcaaATAGGTTTTCATTGTCACATAAATCAAACCAACAAACTTCAAACTCATAAAACCCTCACTATACAACTACTACAATTTATTTGACATGACACCTTTTTAACCATATGGTCAATACAAATCCAAACCACTAAAGTACCTCACATTAAAATTACACAATATCAACAACTAAGATGCATGGACCACTAACATAACACAAAAATGTCACCATTCTAGATGGAACCTACAATTAGAAACGTTAGAAAACAGaaaaccaaagaaaaatgagTCGGTAGTGTGACATTAAATACACATATTCAATTGAGCAGTGCCAGTAGGTGAAAGCAAGTAGAGAGAAGACATGGATGGAGCCTAGACCAAAATGCATGACCCTACACTACACTGTTCTCTATAATTGGTAAAAGTTTTTTGTCGTTTTGGAAACCGATTAATCTCTCCTATCATGTCTTTCCATTTTCAACTTTCACGTTTCTGTTGTGTGTTTTTGTCTACACAAATTATTTGAACCTCAAAAGCCACACCAACGGGCTTTTTTTGCGTTTTGGATTTACGTTGCCTGTGTTACAAGACATTATACTAGTATAGAGTACTATGCTTGTTCTTGTGTAGTTGTGTTGTTGTCTCCGTTTTGGAGACTGTAGAGATTCTTTGGTCCAATTTTTCATGTTCCAATTTTCGATTTCTCAATCATAGATTGATACAAAAAATAACGTAGGAGTAACATTTAATGAACATAAAAAAGGACAGTGTATtattaatgttgaaaagaaaactaTATGAAATTAAAGAAGCTCGATCATTCGTACAACCTTGTCACATTTCCATCATATAACTATTGTAACATGCAAAATCAACAACATGTTGTTTTGCTATGCAGTTTTGGATTTATAATTATTACAATCAATCTGGCAACTGGAATTTAGTCCTTGGAATAGGGCAGATGGTAACATATTGATATGATGAACTTGTTGACATATTAAATCTTAATCACTGCATTTGTTTAATCTTTAACATTAACATGATGTTAAATCTATCAATTTTTCCATACTAGCCATCATTTTTCTTTGTTGgtgttgttggtgattttagtatcatcaatgtattttggtaataatgtgatttactgtaggccgatgcaattatgcgttaagcttgaaacgagttagggtagtgcggagtgcacgctcgtagagccaaacgtgcaattgaatacgaataatagaaacggggttccaaggggcggagcccttggcggggtgcggggcagcgccccgtcggggtccaaggggcggagcccctggcggaccaacataactgtttttaccaaacaggtgtgtcatttcggtttctattgttgatctcctatataaggagtcatttggcctcggtttcgaatacgaaaaacatacttcctctacattctgatctgttctccattgtcagaaacagattgttcttcgagaattatccccgcaaagatttcgtgaacccagacaagaatagggtcgaaatactttgttcggaaagtgaacgaacacgattcttgaagatatccaggattatcatacctatATCTAACAGTTGTTTATTACAAAATCCATCCACCCATTATCATAAAACATGTGTCTAACTTCCTTCAATCGTGTGCTTATGACAGTGTGGTGTACAGACTGAGAACCTCTCAGAAAACAACTGTATTATTGCAGTAGCTAGCAAGACTTGGCAGACAATAGTTTTAGACATAAGATAAAGATGAATATCCTGCAACATATCCTATATGTTAGAATTATATATTGGGAGATTGAACGATTGCGAAacactaaaattaaaaataggaaaCGTTCTAGAAAATTTGAAAGACTAATTTTtttactcttttatactttttttttgtaagaactCTTAAAGTACGACGGGGAACTGGAGACTTACTCTCTTTCTTAAAATGATCAATCTgataaacaaatattttgtatagTCGTTACTTTATCTTTTCCTTCTTGCTCACGTGGATTTGTTAACATTATTATGAGTGTACATTAATTTTACTTAATTCCATTTATGTGAAAAGTAAAGATGCAAATAATATTAACTCAATGAGTTTTAACTCAACGAGGGTTTATAAAAACTTTGAAGGGTGCGTGAGACATTGATGTCTGCACACCTTACACAAATAAAGAAGATCAAGATGGCTAATAAGACGAGAAGCGTCATTATCTTTTGCCTTAGAGATAAAGTTTTAAGGAAAGTCATTAGGGGgaaaattgtgattttgatatGGGTGAATTTTGAATCATTAAATATGACCAAGTCTTTAACTTACTACTTGTGTCTAAAACAATAACTTTATTCACTTTGAATGGTAGAAAAAAGTTATTGTGGAGCGACTGACAGAAATTCACAAGATGGTtgataaatagaaaaatattaagGTGACGATCGATGATGAGGACAAAACAAACTATGGGATTTGAAATCGGGACATGTTAGAGAAAGATGAATTAACAAATGCTTAAAGGTTTTTTACGAACATTTTAATGAATTTTACATGAAATAGTGTATAAAGAGGCATAGAACAATTGTTTACATGTTTCTTGGAGTTGGGTTGCAAAAGAGTTTTTGGGGTAAGGCTGGTGATAAAGCAGCTTACCTGATCGACAAATGTTGATTCACATTAATAGGCTTCAAGACACCTATGAAGGCTTGGAATAGGAAATTGATAGACTACTCTAATATGAAGGTATTTAGATCTTTTTTGTTTGGGCGTATCAAGATAGACCAACTTAATACTATGGATGTGAATTGTGTCTTCATTGGTTATCCAAAATGCGAGAAGGATTACAAGTTGTGGGAAGTAAAATTTAgaggatcaaagttcatcataaaCAAGTATTTTACTTTCAGTGAGTCCCGTAAAGGAAGAAAAGATATGTAGAGATGAAAGAATCATAAACTATAATTGAGAAGACTCCATTTGAGGTGAAAGTTCTTGTTAGAGAGACTATGGACAATAAGGAAGTCAAGACTCTTTATCCTAGTTCTAGTGAAAGAAAATTTATAGTGGCTCTTGAttatcatttgactcatgatagtgTAGGGAACGAAATTGTCTCATCTCACGAATACAGTTGTGTTGACCTTATTTGTTATTGTTTGAATGTGGCTGAAAGGTTGCAAGACTCAAAATCAACGACCTTCAAGAAGGCATTCGAAAGCAAAGAGAGTCAAAAATGGTTGAAGGCGACGAATGGTAAAAGAAATTCACTGGTGAAGAATCATAATTGTGAGTTTGTTAGACTACATCAACGTGAAAGGGTGTTGAGTGCAAGTTGATGCAAGTGCTTAGATCAAGATTCAAGTATTGTTTGAATATGTTCAAATTCGTTGAATGATGATTCAACAAGGTGTTTGATGGTTAAATTGGAATCATCATCGATTTTAAAGTCAAGGTGGAGAATTGTGGAGATTAACTTAAAACCAATTTAGAATTTTACAAAAACGCATTAGGTTTGACATAAATACAATGTTCCAAAAGACAGTGCGCCTTGGGGGAATACATTGTGTTCTTGTGTTTCTTTAGAACCGCATTGTGCCTCTCCTGGTACctataaaatttgtttttcaacttgTTTATGAGCATAAAGGAAGAAGTGGCAAAATCTCATGGAGAGAAACTTAGAGAGAGACAAATGGATGAATTCTTGGGATTGAAAGCTAAGAATTAGAAGATCTTTTGAAGTATTAAAAAAGATTGAGAAACACTTTTAAATACCTTTAATTTGTGTAATTCAAATATTACCAACTTGAAAGATTGAAAAACACTTCAATATAAAGAAAAAGATATTATTTAAAACTTTAAAGACTATTTTTCTTATAACTATGTTGTAATCTTTTATAACAACTTTTTAAATATTGATCAAATTGAATAAACAAATTCTATGTACTCATTTATCTTATTCTTTTTGCTCAAGTGAATTTGCTAATATTCTCTTGTTTATACATCAATTTTACTTGAgataatatattttgattttattgttCTTTGTTCCAAATATCAAAAATCTTAAATGTGATTAAATTTTCAATTTACAACAATAAGCTTCATATCACTAGTACTCACTACTATGTTACTAAACTTCAATAATTGAATTCAAAAAGTTTAGTTTATAGTTGCATTCacattttctcaaattattatgGATATGGATTTCACAATGTTAGCATTGTGTCCAATGTCTGTCTTCAAGACAATGTGACAACTGAAGTCACAAGCCATAACAAACTAATGCTATTTTGTTGCATGTGTCACGTGCATACCCTCACCCACCTATCACTCTCACTCTCCCTAAATTTATAATTTTCAGACCgtgattctttctttttcaccctTAGTTAATTCATCTACTAAAATAATTGTGCTTGGACGACATAAAGACATAATAAAGTCtcgcatttcatttcattttcagACCAATGAATGACTCTACTACTATTACTTAGAAGATCCTGAGCCTATAGGCACTGATCACTGATCACAGCTCATTCTGCGCCAATCCACTCAGTTTTCATCAGTCACATTACCCAACCCATTTGTGTGTTATTGTTGTGTGTCCCTTTCACTCTGCCTGTCATGGATCCTCTAAGAAACCAATACTATCCCTTGATGTAGCCTCAGAATAACAACAGCCATGATACAATAATTAAAAGCAGTGCTAGatgtagataacgacttcataataAGAAAAAACACCCCATTTCCCTACAACCAATCCAACTGTACAAAACCCTTTTGAAAAATCCAAACATTAATTAACCTTAAAGTTAGAACCCCAACCCCAAATAAAAACATGGAAAATAAATGCATTTTAAGTAGAAAACACCCCGAACTAAACCAATACGCGACTTCAAATGCTTAAGAGATCGGGCGGTGGAGATTGAGGAGGATGTTGACGATCTTTAGAAGATGAAATCGGAGATTCTAGAGTATTTGATGGTGACAAAGAGGATTCTGTAATTGTTGAGTCTCCTAGTTTAGACTCGGGTGACTTTGGAAGCTCGGTCAGAATTTGAACAACTTCGCGCATAGTTGGTCTTTCTACTGCTTGTTCTTCAACACACAGAATGGCTACATAGAAAACATGCATGACCTCATGAAGTGGAACCGATGAAAGTCTAGGATCTAGGACTTTTAGAACTCCTTCTTTGTTGGAGTCTGTCATTTTTCTCACCCATTGCACAATGTCCACACCGTCGCCGAATTCTCCTACTGGTTTCCTTCCGGTTACGAGCTCTAAAAGAACAACACCGAAGCTGTAGACATCGCTTTTCTCGTCAACTTTCAATGTGTACGCGTACTCTGCAATCAAATATCAAACTCATAAATACATCATACTATCAAACTCAAATATAGCAACCATGTTAATGTTAATAAGAAGCCATGTGCAAAACAAAGCATATGAAAAAGCAATAGACTAGACATTTTGCCAACCATCAATGGTGGGGGCTAtgaaacaaaatcaaataatgCAATGCTACCTACCATTTATGTTTGATCAAATAGTCAAAAGTTACAGTCTACACACCTAAACCATATGTTTGGTCAATTAGTCAAAAAATTATGAGCAGTGATTAAATGTACAATTATGATTTTGGAAAAGTAAATTCAATGTATAATTCATCAATTAAGTTGAGCTTGAACAATACCTGGAGCTATGTATCCATATGAACCAGCGATAGCCGACATGCATTCGGATGTTCCAGAATCTTGCAGGAACTTGGCCAGCCCAAAATCAGCAACATGAGCTTCATAATTAGAATCAAGAAGTATGTTGTTTGATTTCACATCTCGATGTACGATAAGCGGAGAACAATCATGGTGTAAATAGCAAAGTCCCTTTGCAGCCTCCACAGCAATTTTATACCTGGTATCCCAATACAAATGACCCCCTTTCTTTCCATGAAGAACTTCACCTAAACTTCCATTAGGCATGTACTCGTAAACCAAAAGATTTGTCTCCTGGCTTGAACAGAAACCCAACAGCCTAACAATGTGTCTATGTCGGATTCTCCCCAACGTCTGAATCTCAGCATTGAATCCATGATCATGAGACGAACCTCTGCTCATAACAGGAAGCCTTTTAACAGCAACAAGTTCCCCATTCGGCATTGTCCCTTTGTAAACAATGCCAGCACCTCCTTTTCCTATGATATTATCCTCCTTCAAGGAAACCAAAACATCATCAGCAGTGAACTCCAAACGTTGAAATGAGGTCAATTTCCACGCACGAGCCTCGCTAGCCTTTTTCAAAGACCGCGCCTTGAATATCGCTGCAATAGCAAACACAATGGAGCATGCAAGCAACCCAATAACAAGCAGCAGCTTCACAGTAGAAGAAATATGACCCTTATCATGATGAGGTTGATTAGCACCATTTACAACACCATCTTTACAAGCACCCAAATAAGGGCCACAGAGATTAGGATTTCCCAAGAAAGACGTGTAGTTAAAGTAACTGAATTGACCGGTACCCGGAACCAAACCAGATAGATTGTTATACGAAAAATCAACAGAAGTTAAGCTTTGCATTGAAGCTATAGAACCAGGAATACTCCCAACTAAATGATTTCTCGATATATTCAAGTAATTCAATATCCTCATACCAGTAATCTCATTTGGAATAACCCCCGATAACTCATTACGACTAAGATCGACAAAAGTTAAAAGCTTGCATTGACTAATCTCAGGTGCAATAGGACCAGAAAACTTGTTATGACTAAAATCAATCTTTGAAAGCTGTTGCAACCTTCCAATCTGTgatggaatcttaccattaaacaTGTTACCATCAAGAAGCAGCTTCTGCATGCTGGAAAAATCACCAATAGAAGGAGGCAATGGACCCGAAAGCTGATTATTCGAGAGAGTAATCTGACCGAGATTATCAGAAACAGAATGAGTCTCAGGAAAATTTCCAGATAGATAATTATCCTGAAGCTCAACCTGAGTCAGTTTCGGAAGTCCGAAAAGACCCTTAGGAATCGAACCATTCAGAAAATTATCACCCATTCGAATCCTATTCAATGACTCACAACTACCAAGAGATTCAGGTATTGGACCAAACAGAAAATTCCCAAGAGTTATCAGTGTCTGAAGATGATTCCCAGAACACAGGTAAGGAGGAAGTGTACCAGTTAACTTGTTTGAAGAAAGATCCAGAAGAGTTAATCTTCCGTTTCTTCCCAAACTCATCGGAATGTTACCGGTGAAGTTATTCTCCCACAACTGAACAACCTCCAACGCCGGCATATCTCCAACAAACTCCGGTATAGCTCCGTGCAGCTTGTTTCTAAAAAGGTTAAGCAGCGTGAGATTCTTCAGTTCACTGAAACTCGTCGGAATCTCACCGGTTAACATATTGTTAGACAAATCCATGGATTTCAAGCTTTTCAAATTTCCAAGCTCCCATGTGAGAGAACCTGAAAGTGCATTCACCTGAAGAAACAGTGTGTCTAGGTTCTGAAGCTTCCCCATCTCCGGCGGTATCTCGCCGGATAAGCCACAGTAAGCAGCGTCGAGACGGATAAGCTCCGTTAAGTTTCCAATCTCGGGAGGAATGCCACCGGTGTAGGTATTGAAATACCCGATGTAAAGCTCACGGAGACTGGTTAAGTTTCCGATCTCCGGCGGGATAGTTCCGGCAAGTTCATTACCGGAAACAGCTAAATACTCTAAGTTTTGCCATAGTCCATACTCCGGCGGGATCTGGCCGGAAAAGTAGTTACCTCCGAGATGCAAATGACGGAGATTCGGCAACTCGGTGACAGCAAGAGGAAGTGTTCCGGTCATGTTGTTGTTGTAGAGGTCAAGAATCTCGAGGCTCTTGAGCTGAGAAAGCTCGGTCGGGAAAGTTCCATTGAGGACATTGTTTGAGAGGTTAAGTAGCCGGAGACCGGTTACGGCGGAGAGCGACGGAGGGATGGGGCCGGAGAATTGGTTATCAGCTAAGGAGAGGTTAGAGAGAAACGGAAGATGAGCGAGGTTATCGGAGAGTTTGCCGGAGAGGTTGAGTCCGGTGAGGTTAAGAGCGGTGACGTGGCGGCGTGCGTCGCATGTGACACCTAACCAGATACAGTGAGTGGTTGAGATGTTCCATGAAGAGAGAACGGGAGGGGTAGAATCGGTAATTTCTTCACGGAGAGAAAGAAGTGCTCGGTATTCGGATACTGGAGCTGAGAGAACATTCTGAAAACGGAAatggaagagaaagaaaaagagaagaaagaaacgCATTTTTTGAGTAATGGAAGAAAAATGAGTGAAGAAAGAAAGAGATAAACTAAGAACTATATGAAAGAAAAGAACACACAATGAGTGTGTTTGTGTTGGTTGAGGTTAggaaggaagagaagaagaaccaATCACTGAGGTTGAGGTTAAGGTTAAGATTGAGGAATGAAACTTTAGTTAGAATTAAGAAAGtgagtttttcttttttctttttctataacTTTATGGTTGAAAATTTTGGACAATGTCTCCTTAGAATAGAGGGAATttttatgatatgatttgaactTTTTGCTTTTTACTCTATTAGTTGGAAAAGAAGTAGGgaagaaaatagaaaagaaaagaaaaagaagaattggACCAATCATTTGAATGGACTTGCTGTCGTTTTGATTTTTGAGGGATGAGTTGGTGAATAATTGGATTACCCATTACTaccaaatgttttttttttctctctcttttttgtgATTTGTTGCTAATAGATAATTGAAGCTAGATGATAGTGGAACTTTACtattttttgtttgtgtgtttaatGTACGTTTGTTTTATGTTAAACCATTTTGATGTAATTTCATGTTGCTTAAACACTAGTTTAACGAAGTTAGTGGaaggttttggttttggtttttatcATTAAATAGGGATTTTGATCTCTAAAGCGTACTAGAGATGTATCTTAAGTGAGTTTCATATCTTAGTAGGATCATTTTatagtttttctaaaataaacACTTAAGTATCTATCAAATTTTATTAGATACCATACTCATATGAGATTGATGATTCAGATAAGTCCATATATAATATGTTTAGTTATTCATCAATTAAATCAGACCATCTTGTCGGAATGGGGAAACATCGCTTCACTCCATCTTGCTTTGCCACGTTGTGGATTTGGTTTGGAAAGATGTAGCCGCTTGGATAGGAATGAACGATTATAAAGCGGAGAATTTTAAAGAAAGCTTCTTGAAGTGGTCGTTGTTTTGCAAACTTTCGAAAGTTAGGAGAGGTAAGGAGGGTGTGGTGTAGTTGGCTTCATGTTGGTTTATTTGGTTGACTAGAAATGGGATAGTGTTTCGAGGAGATACTTGGAACATATCGGATATCGTGTGGGGAATCAAGGCGTTGatttggagatgggcttatatAGGAAAAA is part of the Vicia villosa cultivar HV-30 ecotype Madison, WI linkage group LG2, Vvil1.0, whole genome shotgun sequence genome and encodes:
- the LOC131652302 gene encoding leucine-rich repeat receptor-like serine/threonine-protein kinase BAM1, encoding MRFFLLFFFLFHFRFQNVLSAPVSEYRALLSLREEITDSTPPVLSSWNISTTHCIWLGVTCDARRHVTALNLTGLNLSGKLSDNLAHLPFLSNLSLADNQFSGPIPPSLSAVTGLRLLNLSNNVLNGTFPTELSQLKSLEILDLYNNNMTGTLPLAVTELPNLRHLHLGGNYFSGQIPPEYGLWQNLEYLAVSGNELAGTIPPEIGNLTSLRELYIGYFNTYTGGIPPEIGNLTELIRLDAAYCGLSGEIPPEMGKLQNLDTLFLQVNALSGSLTWELGNLKSLKSMDLSNNMLTGEIPTSFSELKNLTLLNLFRNKLHGAIPEFVGDMPALEVVQLWENNFTGNIPMSLGRNGRLTLLDLSSNKLTGTLPPYLCSGNHLQTLITLGNFLFGPIPESLGSCESLNRIRMGDNFLNGSIPKGLFGLPKLTQVELQDNYLSGNFPETHSVSDNLGQITLSNNQLSGPLPPSIGDFSSMQKLLLDGNMFNGKIPSQIGRLQQLSKIDFSHNKFSGPIAPEISQCKLLTFVDLSRNELSGVIPNEITGMRILNYLNISRNHLVGSIPGSIASMQSLTSVDFSYNNLSGLVPGTGQFSYFNYTSFLGNPNLCGPYLGACKDGVVNGANQPHHDKGHISSTVKLLLVIGLLACSIVFAIAAIFKARSLKKASEARAWKLTSFQRLEFTADDVLVSLKEDNIIGKGGAGIVYKGTMPNGELVAVKRLPVMSRGSSHDHGFNAEIQTLGRIRHRHIVRLLGFCSSQETNLLVYEYMPNGSLGEVLHGKKGGHLYWDTRYKIAVEAAKGLCYLHHDCSPLIVHRDVKSNNILLDSNYEAHVADFGLAKFLQDSGTSECMSAIAGSYGYIAPEYAYTLKVDEKSDVYSFGVVLLELVTGRKPVGEFGDGVDIVQWVRKMTDSNKEGVLKVLDPRLSSVPLHEVMHVFYVAILCVEEQAVERPTMREVVQILTELPKSPESKLGDSTITESSLSPSNTLESPISSSKDRQHPPQSPPPDLLSI